A single window of Jeotgalibacillus haloalkalitolerans DNA harbors:
- a CDS encoding response regulator transcription factor, translated as MKKKVLVVDDEQSIVTLLKYNLEQSGYEVLTAYDGAEGIALVESEDPDLLVLDLMLPVMDGIEVCKQLRQKQIHIPIIMLTAKDEEFDKVLGLELGADDYMTKPFSPREVVARVKAILRRSGRLEVKEPEVEEDFIELGEVKVYPEQYEAFYKGEHIDLTPKEFELLVYLIENKGRVLTRDQLLQTVWNYDFAGDTRIVDVHISHLREKIEENTKKPVYIKTIRGLGYKMEKPKVT; from the coding sequence ATGAAGAAAAAAGTACTGGTTGTAGATGATGAACAGTCGATTGTGACACTGTTAAAGTATAATTTGGAACAGTCAGGCTATGAAGTATTAACGGCATATGACGGTGCTGAAGGAATTGCGCTTGTAGAAAGTGAAGATCCTGATCTGCTGGTGCTCGATCTGATGCTCCCGGTAATGGATGGCATTGAAGTGTGCAAGCAGCTTCGCCAAAAACAGATTCATATACCAATCATTATGCTGACTGCAAAAGATGAGGAGTTTGATAAAGTACTCGGTCTTGAGCTTGGTGCTGATGATTATATGACAAAACCATTCAGTCCACGGGAAGTTGTAGCGAGAGTAAAGGCGATCCTCCGCAGGTCAGGACGGTTGGAAGTAAAAGAACCTGAGGTGGAAGAGGATTTTATCGAGCTTGGGGAAGTGAAGGTATATCCTGAACAATATGAAGCTTTCTATAAAGGGGAGCATATTGATCTGACGCCGAAAGAATTTGAATTACTCGTGTATTTAATTGAAAATAAAGGCCGCGTATTAACGAGAGATCAGCTTTTACAGACAGTCTGGAACTATGACTTTGCAGGGGATACACGTATTGTGGATGTTCACATCAGCCATTTACGTGAAAAGATTGAAGAGAATACGAAAAAGCCGGTTTATATTAAAACAATCAGGGGTCTTGGTTATAAAATGGAGAAGCCAAAAGTAACGTGA
- a CDS encoding MaoC/PaaZ C-terminal domain-containing protein, producing the protein MLLGKKRKIGRQIEDMSIGEKLTLTEKIEDKDLLLFLGLTNDSNPLYIQHDYASQTSYKKPIVPTIMLTGFVTSAVSKYMPGPGSHIKSHNLSFPKPLYHYATVDYVFEIKAIDRPKSEVEISVRGTDESGDTVIEGTVVVCPPDKLQKFNSSALENF; encoded by the coding sequence ATGTTACTGGGGAAAAAAAGAAAGATCGGACGTCAGATTGAAGATATGTCAATCGGAGAAAAATTAACACTAACTGAAAAAATCGAAGATAAGGACCTGCTGTTATTTCTGGGATTAACGAATGATTCAAATCCACTTTATATTCAGCACGACTATGCTTCACAGACCTCATATAAAAAACCGATTGTACCAACAATCATGCTGACAGGATTTGTGACATCAGCTGTTTCAAAATATATGCCTGGACCGGGATCTCATATAAAGAGTCACAATCTGAGCTTTCCAAAACCGTTATACCACTATGCGACTGTAGACTATGTATTTGAAATTAAAGCCATTGACCGCCCGAAATCAGAAGTTGAAATCAGCGTGCGCGGCACAGATGAAAGCGGAGACACAGTCATTGAAGGAACAGTCGTCGTCTGCCCACCGGACAAACTTCAAAAATTTAACAGTTCAGCACTGGAAAATTTCTAA
- the mdh gene encoding malate dehydrogenase, whose product MAFTRNKISVVGAGFTGATTALFLAQKELGDIVLVDIPQNEGPTKGKALDMLEAGPVFGYDVTIKGTSDYADTADSDVVIITAGLPRKPGMSRDDLVQTNEKIMKSVTAEIVKHSPDTTILVLSNPVDAMTYTVFKESGFPKERVIGQSGVLDTARFNTFVAEELGLSVKDIQGFVLGGHGDDMVPLTRYSNAGGVPLEKLIPKERLEEIIERTRKGGGEIVALLGNGSAYYAPAAALMEMTEAILKDQKRVLPSVAYLEGEYGFDGIYLGVPTVLGGKGIEKIIELDLTDEEKTQLQKSADSVRSVMSALSST is encoded by the coding sequence ATGGCATTTACACGTAATAAAATCTCGGTAGTTGGCGCAGGTTTTACCGGTGCTACAACTGCATTGTTTTTAGCTCAAAAAGAACTTGGAGATATCGTGCTTGTAGACATTCCTCAAAATGAAGGGCCGACAAAAGGGAAAGCGCTCGATATGCTTGAAGCGGGTCCTGTGTTCGGTTATGACGTAACAATTAAAGGTACATCTGATTATGCTGACACTGCAGATTCTGATGTTGTTATCATTACTGCAGGGCTGCCGAGAAAACCGGGTATGAGCCGTGATGACCTTGTACAGACGAATGAAAAAATCATGAAATCAGTCACTGCTGAAATTGTGAAACATTCACCTGACACAACGATTCTGGTACTGTCAAACCCAGTGGATGCGATGACATATACAGTATTTAAAGAGTCCGGCTTCCCGAAAGAACGTGTGATTGGTCAATCCGGCGTACTGGATACTGCAAGATTCAATACATTTGTAGCTGAAGAACTCGGTTTATCTGTGAAGGATATTCAGGGGTTTGTACTTGGTGGTCACGGAGATGACATGGTACCACTGACGCGCTATTCAAATGCAGGCGGTGTTCCGCTTGAAAAATTAATTCCAAAAGAACGTCTTGAGGAAATCATCGAGCGCACAAGAAAAGGCGGCGGTGAAATTGTCGCACTGCTTGGTAACGGTTCAGCTTATTATGCGCCGGCTGCAGCTCTGATGGAAATGACTGAAGCGATCTTAAAAGATCAAAAGCGTGTATTACCGTCAGTTGCCTATCTTGAAGGTGAATACGGCTTTGATGGGATCTACCTTGGCGTGCCGACAGTTCTTGGGGGCAAGGGGATCGAAAAGATCATTGAGCTTGACCTGACAGATGAAGAGAAAACACAGCTTCAAAAATCTGCAGATTCAGTACGCAGTGTGATGAGTGCATTATCATCAACTTGA
- the icd gene encoding NADP-dependent isocitrate dehydrogenase → MTQGEKISVSNGNLQVPNNPIVPFIEGDGTGPDIWASAQRVLDAAVEKAYNGEKKIAWKEVLAGQKAFDQTGEWLPQATLDAINEYFIAIKGPLTTPIGGGIRSLNVALRQQLDLFTCLRPVRYFEGVPSPVKRPEDTDMVIFRENTEDIYAGIEFAEGSDEVKKLINFLQDEMGATNIRFPETAGIGVKPVSKEGTERLVRAAINYALTEGRKSVTLVHKGNIMKFTEGAFKRWGYDLAEREFGDKVFTWNQYDQIKDEQGTDAANKAQSDAEAAGKIIVKDSIADIFLQQILTRPAEFDVVATMNLNGDYISDALAAQVGGIGIAPGANINYDTGHAIFEATHGTAPKYAGLDKVNPSSVILSGVLLLEHLGWNEAADLISKSMEKTIASKVVTYDFARLMDGATEVKCSEFGTALIENM, encoded by the coding sequence ATGACACAAGGTGAAAAAATTTCAGTATCAAACGGCAATCTTCAGGTGCCAAACAATCCAATCGTACCTTTTATCGAGGGTGACGGTACAGGTCCGGATATCTGGGCTTCTGCACAGCGCGTATTAGACGCAGCTGTTGAAAAAGCATATAACGGAGAAAAGAAAATTGCATGGAAAGAAGTTCTTGCAGGACAAAAAGCTTTTGACCAGACTGGTGAATGGCTTCCACAGGCTACACTTGATGCAATCAACGAATACTTTATTGCAATTAAAGGACCTCTTACAACACCAATCGGCGGAGGAATCCGCTCGTTAAACGTGGCACTTCGTCAGCAGCTTGACCTGTTCACGTGCCTGCGTCCAGTACGTTACTTTGAAGGTGTACCTTCACCGGTTAAGCGCCCTGAAGACACAGACATGGTGATCTTCCGTGAAAACACTGAAGATATCTACGCTGGTATCGAATTTGCTGAAGGATCAGACGAAGTGAAAAAGCTGATCAACTTCCTTCAGGATGAAATGGGTGCGACAAATATCCGTTTCCCTGAAACTGCTGGTATCGGTGTAAAGCCGGTATCTAAAGAAGGTACTGAGCGTCTTGTCCGTGCAGCGATTAACTATGCGCTGACTGAAGGCCGTAAATCAGTAACGCTTGTCCACAAAGGTAACATCATGAAGTTCACTGAAGGTGCTTTCAAGCGCTGGGGTTACGATCTTGCTGAGCGTGAATTCGGAGATAAAGTATTCACTTGGAATCAGTATGATCAGATCAAAGATGAGCAGGGTACAGACGCTGCAAACAAAGCACAGAGTGATGCTGAAGCAGCTGGCAAAATCATCGTGAAGGATTCAATCGCAGATATCTTCCTTCAGCAGATCCTTACTCGCCCTGCTGAGTTTGATGTAGTAGCTACTATGAACCTGAACGGAGACTACATCTCTGATGCACTTGCAGCACAGGTTGGCGGTATCGGTATCGCACCTGGTGCAAACATTAACTATGACACAGGACATGCGATCTTTGAAGCAACTCATGGTACAGCGCCAAAGTATGCCGGTCTTGATAAAGTTAACCCATCTTCAGTCATTCTTTCAGGTGTACTTCTTCTTGAGCACCTTGGCTGGAACGAAGCTGCAGACCTGATTTCTAAATCAATGGAAAAGACAATTGCATCTAAAGTTGTAACGTATGACTTTGCACGTCTGATGGATGGCGCTACAGAAGTGAAGTGCTCTGAATTCGGAACTGCATTAATTGAAAATATGTAA
- the citZ gene encoding citrate synthase: MTATRGLENVVATTSSISSIIDDTLTYVGYNIDDLTENASFEEIIYLLWHLRLPKENELAELKQQLADNMAIPDEVIAQIKAMPVDKVHPMAAVRTAVSALGLFDEEADVMEEEANYRKAIRLQAKIATIVTAFARIRKGQEPIAPKADLSFAANFLYMLNGELPEDIEVEAMNKALVLHADHELNASTFTARVCVATLSDVYSGVTAAIGALKGPLHGGANEQVMKTLTEIGSVENVESVIRKKLENKEKIMGFGHRVYQQGDPRAKHLREMSKKLTELRGESKWYEMSVKIEEIVTSEKKLPPNVDFYSASVYHSLGIDHDLFTPIFAVSRVSGWLAHILEQYSNNRLIRPRAEYTGPGMQEYVPVEKR, translated from the coding sequence ATGACAGCAACGAGAGGTTTAGAAAACGTTGTAGCAACTACTTCATCGATCAGCTCAATTATTGATGACACACTTACATACGTTGGTTACAATATCGACGACTTAACTGAAAATGCGAGCTTTGAAGAAATCATTTATCTTCTTTGGCATTTGCGCCTGCCAAAAGAAAATGAGCTTGCAGAACTGAAGCAGCAGCTTGCTGATAATATGGCGATTCCTGATGAAGTGATCGCACAAATTAAAGCAATGCCTGTTGATAAGGTTCACCCAATGGCTGCTGTCCGTACTGCAGTATCAGCACTGGGGCTGTTTGATGAAGAAGCAGACGTAATGGAAGAAGAAGCGAACTACCGTAAAGCAATTCGTCTTCAGGCGAAAATTGCTACAATCGTAACTGCTTTTGCACGAATCCGTAAAGGCCAGGAGCCGATTGCACCTAAAGCCGATCTCAGCTTTGCGGCTAACTTCCTGTATATGCTGAATGGCGAATTGCCTGAGGATATTGAAGTGGAAGCAATGAATAAAGCGCTTGTGCTGCATGCTGACCACGAACTGAATGCATCTACATTCACTGCACGTGTATGTGTAGCCACATTGTCAGATGTATACTCAGGTGTAACAGCTGCAATCGGTGCGCTAAAAGGACCGCTTCATGGTGGAGCAAATGAGCAGGTAATGAAGACGTTAACTGAAATTGGTTCAGTTGAAAACGTTGAGTCTGTGATCCGTAAAAAGCTTGAAAATAAAGAAAAAATCATGGGCTTCGGTCACCGTGTATATCAGCAGGGAGACCCTCGTGCGAAGCATCTTCGTGAAATGTCTAAAAAGCTGACTGAGCTTCGCGGAGAATCAAAATGGTATGAGATGTCTGTTAAGATTGAAGAAATCGTGACATCTGAAAAGAAACTTCCACCTAATGTGGACTTCTATTCTGCATCTGTCTACCACAGCCTTGGCATTGACCATGACCTGTTCACACCAATCTTTGCAGTAAGCCGTGTATCAGGCTGGCTGGCTCATATTCTTGAGCAGTATTCCAACAACCGCCTGATCCGCCCGAGAGCTGAATACACAGGTCCTGGCATGCAGGAATATGTACCGGTTGAAAAGCGGTAA
- a CDS encoding DUF441 domain-containing protein produces MINPAMIFLILLLAIGFFAKNNSLMIAVLFLILLKVAGADEKIFAFIQGKGINWGVTIITIAVLAPIASGAIGFKELTDAVKSPYAWVALASGIAVALIAKGGISLLQEDPHITVALVFGTILAVALFNGIAVGPLIGAGIAYSAMKIFEWVSNVF; encoded by the coding sequence ATGATCAATCCGGCAATGATATTTTTAATTTTATTACTCGCAATCGGATTTTTTGCTAAAAATAATTCTCTTATGATTGCAGTTCTTTTTCTTATCCTATTAAAAGTTGCGGGTGCTGATGAGAAAATTTTTGCTTTTATTCAGGGGAAGGGAATTAACTGGGGTGTCACGATTATTACAATTGCTGTTCTTGCCCCGATCGCAAGCGGCGCAATCGGGTTTAAAGAGCTGACTGATGCGGTAAAGTCACCATATGCGTGGGTGGCACTCGCTTCAGGTATCGCGGTAGCCCTGATCGCAAAAGGTGGTATTTCACTTTTACAGGAGGACCCGCATATAACAGTTGCGCTGGTATTCGGAACAATCCTTGCAGTTGCATTATTTAACGGAATTGCTGTAGGACCGCTGATTGGAGCGGGAATTGCATATAGTGCAATGAAAATTTTCGAGTGGGTTTCAAACGTTTTCTGA
- a CDS encoding AI-2E family transporter gives MLKRCFQVIVAIIIVFLTLKVILMYFMPFAIGALLSLFVYPVVKVLFTYLKIPYKLSVALGLMMLFITGPLLITGCFALLKNEIFLMANHLPQYTSVLISSIRNIVQSFPTFLHDLTHPYLTHKHLTLLIKELEQLILNAGKQLLSETSKFAGNLPSYLFSFGIVMIAAYYILSDFESWKSKLPKKLIEQIELIRELGLREAGSYFLSQLLLSLFTFIITLTGLLIIGNPHPFLLALLSAGLDFVPLAGSLLLFLPLTVFYFIQSGPAAAAGTLVIYIVIIAVRQIAEPKIVGDRMGLHPLAALIILYTSVTLLGLKGLILTPVFMIMMAVLIKIRLFTAVWRYITTGEHPFIKR, from the coding sequence GTGTTAAAACGTTGCTTTCAAGTCATCGTCGCGATAATCATTGTATTTCTTACGTTAAAAGTGATATTGATGTATTTCATGCCATTTGCGATCGGGGCACTCCTCTCACTCTTCGTCTATCCAGTTGTCAAAGTTCTGTTCACTTACTTGAAGATACCTTATAAATTGAGCGTTGCGCTTGGATTAATGATGTTATTTATAACAGGACCTCTTCTCATAACCGGCTGCTTTGCCCTTTTGAAAAATGAGATCTTTTTAATGGCAAATCACCTGCCGCAGTATACAAGTGTTCTAATCAGTTCAATCAGGAACATTGTCCAGAGCTTTCCTACTTTCCTTCATGACCTGACACATCCTTACCTGACGCATAAACATTTAACTTTACTGATCAAAGAACTTGAACAGCTGATTCTGAATGCGGGAAAACAGTTGCTTTCAGAGACTTCAAAATTTGCGGGCAACCTTCCGTCGTATTTATTTTCATTTGGTATTGTGATGATTGCGGCATATTACATACTTTCTGATTTTGAGTCCTGGAAAAGTAAATTGCCGAAAAAACTGATTGAACAAATTGAACTGATCCGCGAACTTGGATTGCGTGAAGCAGGATCATATTTTTTATCACAGCTGCTGCTTTCATTGTTTACTTTCATCATTACCTTAACCGGATTGCTCATAATCGGAAACCCTCATCCATTTTTGCTGGCTCTTTTATCAGCAGGACTGGATTTCGTTCCTCTTGCCGGTTCACTGCTGCTTTTTTTACCGCTGACGGTGTTTTATTTTATACAGTCCGGACCGGCTGCTGCAGCTGGAACACTGGTGATTTATATCGTAATCATTGCAGTCCGGCAAATTGCTGAACCTAAAATTGTAGGAGACAGAATGGGGCTGCATCCGTTGGCAGCACTCATTATTTTGTATACCTCTGTCACTTTGCTCGGCTTAAAAGGGCTTATTTTGACGCCTGTTTTTATGATCATGATGGCTGTACTGATCAAGATCAGGCTGTTTACAGCTGTATGGCGGTATATCACAACCGGTGAGCACCCATTTATAAAGCGCTGA
- a CDS encoding FxsA family protein: MRWLMLLIIIVPALEIAILISAGNLIGVIPTVLLIILTGVLGAYLAKSQGLQALKKVQNMTVFDGGPGDAVIDGLCILIGGVVLLTPGFITDAIGFLLLIPATRNLMKPLIYKWIQKKMRNGNVIIHRP; this comes from the coding sequence GTGAGATGGTTAATGCTTTTAATCATTATTGTTCCGGCACTGGAAATCGCAATTCTGATCAGTGCTGGTAACCTGATCGGTGTTATACCGACAGTTCTTTTAATCATATTAACTGGTGTTCTGGGTGCATATCTGGCGAAATCTCAAGGGCTTCAGGCTTTGAAAAAAGTACAGAATATGACTGTATTTGATGGTGGTCCTGGTGATGCTGTCATTGATGGATTATGTATTTTAATTGGTGGTGTTGTGTTATTAACACCAGGTTTTATAACTGATGCGATCGGATTTTTATTGTTAATTCCTGCAACAAGGAATTTAATGAAGCCGCTGATCTATAAATGGATTCAGAAAAAAATGAGAAACGGCAATGTCATCATTCACAGACCATAA
- the pyk gene encoding pyruvate kinase has product MRKTKIVCTIGPASESIEKLTQLMEAGMNVARLNFSHGDFDEHGARIKNIREAAAKLGKNVGILLDTKGPEIRTNTMENGAIELVAGNEIIVSMEEVVGTTEKFSITYSDLVNDVNEGSKILLDDGLIGLEVLSVDKNAGEIRTKIMNTGTLKNKKGVNVPGVSVNLPGITDKDANDILFGIEQGVDFIAASFVRRASDVMEIRELLEKNGSPKINIIPKIENQEGVDNIDEILQVSDGLMVARGDLGVEIPAEEVPLVQKQLIRKCNAVGKPVITATQMLDSMQRNPRPTRAEASDVANAIFDGTDAIMLSGETAAGDYPVESVQTMNNIASRAEEALDYKAILSKRSKRFERNMTDAIGQAVAHTALNLEVNAIIAPTESGHTAKMISKYRPEATIVAVTADASVSRRLALVWGVYPQVGAKTETTDEMLDMAVTESLNSGCVKHGDLVVITAGVPVGESGTTNLMKIHIVGDVLAKGQGIGRKSGFGKVVTASNANDALDKVTEGSILVTIGTDKEMMPAIEKCSALIVEEGGLTSHAAVVGLNLGLPVIVGVDNATALFTDGQEVTVDAERGVVYNGHASVL; this is encoded by the coding sequence ATGAGAAAAACAAAGATTGTATGTACGATTGGACCTGCAAGTGAAAGTATTGAAAAGCTGACACAACTGATGGAAGCTGGAATGAATGTAGCGCGTCTGAACTTCTCACACGGAGATTTTGATGAGCACGGAGCACGTATTAAAAACATCCGTGAAGCTGCAGCTAAATTAGGTAAGAACGTAGGGATTCTTTTAGATACAAAAGGTCCTGAAATCCGTACGAACACGATGGAAAACGGTGCGATTGAACTTGTTGCCGGCAACGAAATCATCGTATCAATGGAAGAAGTAGTAGGCACAACTGAAAAATTCTCTATTACTTACAGCGACCTTGTGAATGATGTAAATGAAGGCTCTAAAATTCTTCTTGATGATGGTCTGATTGGACTTGAAGTACTATCTGTTGATAAAAATGCAGGTGAGATCAGAACGAAAATCATGAACACTGGTACATTGAAGAACAAAAAAGGTGTGAACGTACCTGGTGTATCAGTGAATCTGCCTGGTATTACTGATAAAGATGCGAATGACATTCTTTTCGGAATTGAGCAGGGTGTAGACTTTATCGCAGCTTCATTCGTCCGTCGTGCATCTGATGTGATGGAAATCCGTGAACTGCTGGAGAAAAACGGTTCTCCAAAAATCAACATCATTCCTAAGATTGAAAACCAGGAAGGTGTAGATAACATTGATGAGATCCTTCAGGTTTCTGATGGCCTGATGGTTGCGCGTGGTGACCTTGGTGTTGAGATTCCGGCTGAAGAAGTACCATTGGTGCAAAAGCAGCTGATCCGTAAATGTAATGCTGTAGGGAAGCCTGTTATCACTGCTACACAAATGCTTGATTCAATGCAGCGCAACCCGCGTCCAACGCGTGCGGAAGCTTCTGACGTTGCGAATGCAATTTTTGATGGCACTGATGCAATCATGCTATCTGGTGAAACAGCAGCAGGTGATTATCCGGTAGAATCAGTTCAAACAATGAATAACATTGCATCAAGAGCTGAAGAAGCACTTGATTATAAAGCGATCCTTTCTAAGCGCAGCAAGCGTTTTGAACGCAATATGACTGATGCAATTGGTCAGGCAGTTGCGCATACTGCATTAAACCTTGAAGTGAACGCAATTATTGCGCCAACTGAAAGTGGTCATACAGCAAAAATGATTTCAAAATACCGTCCTGAAGCAACAATTGTTGCAGTTACTGCTGATGCATCTGTTTCCAGACGCCTTGCGCTTGTATGGGGTGTATATCCTCAGGTAGGTGCTAAGACTGAAACAACTGATGAAATGCTGGATATGGCAGTAACAGAAAGCTTAAACAGCGGCTGCGTTAAGCATGGCGACCTTGTCGTGATTACTGCGGGTGTACCGGTTGGGGAATCAGGTACAACAAACCTGATGAAGATCCACATTGTTGGTGATGTACTTGCAAAAGGTCAGGGAATCGGACGCAAATCAGGCTTTGGTAAAGTTGTAACAGCTTCAAATGCAAATGATGCACTTGATAAAGTAACAGAGGGATCAATCCTGGTTACAATCGGTACTGATAAAGAAATGATGCCTGCAATCGAAAAGTGCTCGGCACTGATCGTTGAAGAAGGCGGACTGACAAGTCATGCTGCAGTAGTCGGATTGAACCTTGGCTTACCTGTTATTGTTGGAGTGGATAATGCAACAGCTTTATTCACTGATGGACAGGAAGTAACAGTTGATGCGGAGCGTGGCGTGGTTTATAACGGACACGCAAGCGTACTGTAA
- the pfkA gene encoding 6-phosphofructokinase → MKKIGVLTSGGDAPGMNPAVRAVVRKAIYHGLEVYGIYQGYQGLISGNIEKLELGSVGDIIHRGGTKLYSARCEEFKTLEGQKKGIEQLKKFGIEGLVVIGGDGSYMGAKALTEHGYPCVGVPGTIDNDIPGTDFTIGFDTALNTVIDAIDKIRDTATSHERTFIIEVMGRNAGDIALWSGLSGGAESILIPEDPYNIDKVVEKIKKGHARGKKHSIIIVAEGVMSGGEFAAMMKEKTGVDTRVSVLGHMQRGGSPTASDRVLASRLGARAVELLMENKGGRAVGIQRNELVDYDIIEALKMEHKADVDLYRLSQELSI, encoded by the coding sequence ATGAAAAAAATTGGCGTATTGACCAGTGGTGGAGATGCTCCTGGTATGAATCCTGCTGTCAGAGCAGTTGTCCGGAAAGCCATCTACCACGGGCTTGAAGTATATGGGATTTACCAGGGTTATCAGGGTTTAATCTCTGGAAATATTGAAAAGCTTGAGCTTGGTTCTGTTGGTGACATTATTCACCGCGGGGGAACGAAGCTTTATTCTGCGCGATGCGAAGAGTTCAAAACACTTGAAGGGCAGAAAAAGGGCATTGAACAGCTGAAGAAATTCGGTATTGAAGGCCTGGTTGTCATTGGTGGAGACGGCTCATACATGGGGGCAAAAGCACTGACTGAGCATGGCTATCCATGTGTAGGTGTACCTGGAACGATTGATAATGATATTCCGGGAACTGATTTCACAATCGGATTTGATACTGCGCTGAATACAGTCATTGATGCGATTGATAAAATCCGTGATACTGCTACTTCTCATGAACGCACATTTATCATTGAAGTAATGGGAAGAAATGCAGGAGATATCGCACTGTGGTCAGGACTATCAGGTGGAGCAGAGTCTATTCTGATCCCTGAAGATCCATACAACATTGATAAAGTTGTAGAGAAAATTAAAAAAGGGCATGCGCGCGGCAAGAAGCACAGTATCATTATTGTGGCTGAAGGCGTTATGTCCGGCGGGGAATTTGCAGCAATGATGAAAGAAAAGACAGGTGTTGATACAAGAGTATCTGTTCTTGGTCATATGCAGCGTGGCGGTTCACCAACTGCTTCTGACCGCGTACTGGCAAGCCGCCTTGGTGCACGTGCTGTTGAACTATTAATGGAAAACAAGGGTGGACGTGCTGTTGGTATTCAGCGTAATGAGCTTGTTGACTATGATATTATTGAAGCATTGAAGATGGAGCACAAAGCAGACGTTGATCTGTACCGCTTATCACAGGAACTATCTATTTAA
- the accA gene encoding acetyl-CoA carboxylase carboxyl transferase subunit alpha: MVNELEFEKPLNQLREKINELKAFTADSEVDLSEEIAKLEDRLSRLEEDVYSSIKPWDRVQLARHPERPTALEYIEELFEDFMEMHGDRLYGDDHAIVGGIARYKGNAVTVIGHQRGKDTKENIKRNFGMPHPEGYRKALRLMKQAEKFDRPIICFIDTKGAYPGKAAEERGQSEAIARNLFEMAGLTVPVVCIVIGEGGSGGALALGVGNHMHMLENSTYSVISPEGAASILWKDAALAKQAAESMRITAPDLKEMGIIDEIIPEVRGGAHRDIKQQADAIDQVLLKSLKELSQFDKESLVAQRYDKFQSIGEFTKEPV; this comes from the coding sequence ATGGTAAATGAACTCGAGTTTGAAAAGCCCCTCAATCAGCTCCGGGAAAAAATCAATGAGTTAAAAGCATTCACTGCTGACTCGGAAGTTGACCTGAGTGAGGAAATCGCTAAACTTGAAGACCGTCTTTCCCGGCTTGAAGAAGACGTTTATTCTTCTATAAAGCCATGGGACCGTGTACAGCTGGCCCGGCATCCGGAACGCCCAACAGCCCTTGAGTACATAGAAGAGCTCTTTGAAGACTTCATGGAAATGCACGGGGACCGTCTGTATGGTGATGATCATGCAATTGTTGGCGGGATTGCAAGATACAAAGGAAATGCTGTAACCGTGATCGGTCATCAAAGAGGAAAAGATACGAAAGAAAATATTAAACGGAATTTCGGAATGCCGCATCCGGAAGGCTACCGTAAAGCGCTGCGCCTCATGAAGCAGGCTGAAAAGTTTGACCGTCCAATTATCTGTTTCATTGACACAAAAGGGGCATACCCTGGTAAGGCAGCGGAAGAACGCGGACAGAGTGAAGCGATCGCCAGGAACCTGTTTGAAATGGCAGGACTTACTGTACCGGTCGTTTGTATCGTGATTGGTGAAGGTGGAAGCGGAGGTGCTCTGGCACTTGGCGTCGGTAACCATATGCATATGCTTGAGAATTCAACGTACTCTGTTATTTCTCCTGAAGGTGCTGCTTCAATTCTCTGGAAGGATGCAGCGCTTGCAAAACAGGCCGCAGAATCTATGAGAATCACTGCACCGGATCTGAAGGAAATGGGTATCATTGATGAAATCATTCCTGAAGTAAGAGGCGGCGCTCACCGTGATATTAAACAACAGGCGGATGCGATTGATCAGGTGCTGTTGAAATCATTAAAAGAATTATCCCAATTTGATAAAGAATCACTTGTCGCACAACGTTATGACAAATTCCAGTCTATTGGTGAATTTACAAAAGAACCCGTTTAA